Within the Solwaraspora sp. WMMA2056 genome, the region CTCGCCGCCGCGCCGAACAGCCCGGCCCGCGACCGGTACGTCTTCCGCGACGGCCGGGGGCCGGGCGGCGACGAGCCGCCGAACAGTTGGCGGTCGGTCTTCGGCGGGCCGGCCTGGACCCGCACCAGCGACCCCGACGGCACCCCCGGCCAGTGGTACCTGCACCTGTTCGACGCCGGCCAGCCCGACCTGAACTGGGACAACCCGCAGGTCCGCGACGAGTTCGTCGACATCCTGCGGTTCTGGCTGGACCGGGGCGTCGACGGGTTCCGGGTCGACGTCGCGCACGGCCTGGTCAAACAGGCCGACCTGGCCGACTGGCACTACCCGGCGGAGACCACCACCGGCGACCACGTCGCGCAGGCCCGACCCCCGATGTGGGACCAGGACGGCGTACACGAGATCTACCGGCAGTGGCGGGCCGTCCTCGACGCCCACCCCGGTCAGCAGATCCTGGTCGCCGAGGCGTGGGTGCAGCCGGCAGAGCGGCTCGCCGCGTACGTCCGCCCCGACGAGATGCACCAGGCGTTCAACTTCGAATACCTGGAGGCGGCGTGGAGCGCCGCCGCGCAGCGTACGGTGATCGACCGGTCGTTGGCCGCCGCCGACGCGGTCGGCGCGCCCACCACCTGGGTGTTGTCCAACCACGACGTGCTGCGCCACGCGACCCGGCTGGCGCTGCCGGTCGGCACCCCCCGGCCGAACGGCATCGGCGCCGACGACCCGCAGCCGGACGGCGCGCTGGGGCTGCGCCGGGCCCGTGCCGCGACCCTGCTGATGCTGGCCCTGCCCGGCTCGGCCTACCTCTACCAGGGTGAGGAACTGGGCCTGCCGGAGCACACCACGCTGCCCGACGAGGCCCGGCAGGACCCGACGTGGCGACGCACCGGCCACACCGAACGCGGCCGCGACGGCTGCCGGGTGCCGATCCCGTGGGAGGCCGACAGCCCGTCGTACGGCTTCGGCCCGACCGACGCCAGCTGGTTGCCGCAGCCGCCGGTCTGGGCCGAGTACGCCGTCGACCGGCAACGCGACGTGCCCGGCTCGACGTTCGAGATGTACCGCACGGCGCTGCGGCTGCGCCGTGACCACGGCCTCGGCCGCGGTCCGCTGCGCTGGTTGGACTCCCCCGACGACGTGCTCGCCTTCGCAGTTGGCGAGGTGATCGTGGTGACGAACTTCAGCGACGCGCCGGTGCCGCTGCCGCCGGGGGTCGAGCTGCTGCACGCCAGCGGACCGCTGACCGACGACGGTCAGCTGCCCACCGACGTCACCGTCTGGGCTCGGCAGCCCGCTCGCTGAGCAGCGTGTGCACGTCGTCGATGTCGCGCGGGGCGGTCCGCGACGCCAGCCAGTACATGATCCCGGTCGGGATGAAGAACAGCTGGAACACGGCGAGCCCGACCGCGTAGTTCATCGGCGGCGGCACCGCACCACCGATGGCCCGCAGGGCGACCGGCAGCAGCGCGTTGCCGGTCGCCCGACCGACCCCGTTGACCAGGTTGCCGAGGCTGTAGACGGTGCCCCGGTGCTCCGGCGGGTTGACGTCGGCGATCAACGCGAACCAGTTCGGCGAGTTCGCCGAGGTCAACGCCAGGGCGAGCAGGGCGGTCAGGAAACTCAGCCCGATCGTCGGCTCGGTGAACACGCCGCGCAGCACGGCGGCGGTCACCGCGCCCGCGCCGGCACCGTCGGGCACGTCGATGCGCATCGGGACGAAGAACAACACCAGGTAGAACGGCACCGCCGCGAGGATGCCGACGGCCGCGACCAGGGCCCGACCCCGAGGGGTACGCCGTTGCAGCCGGTCGCCGACGAGCCCACCGATGATCGACAACGCCCCGCCGAGCTGGAACAACGTGGCGAAGACGCTGCCGACGATGATCGCCGTACCGGCGGTGTAGCCCTGCTCCTCGGCGCGGGCCCGGAACAACGCCGGCAGCCAGACCAGCGAGCCGAACGCCACCTGGGCGGTGAGGCCCTGCGCCACCAGCCAGACGTTGGTCCGCCGCCGGGCGATCGTCGGCAGGTCGGCCCGGCTGATCCGGTGCTCGTACTCGCCGCCGGCGGCGAACCGCCCGGCCAGCTCCGGCTGGCTCTGCCCGCGCCGCACGTCGACGGTGAACAGGTAGGCGAGGGTGGCGACCAGCCCGGCGGCGGCGAGCACCAGGAACGGCCGCCGCCAGTCGGCGTGCCCGAGCAGCCCACCGAGCAGGGTGCCGGCGAGGGTGCCGACGCCCTGCGACAGCCCCCAGAAGCTCATCACCAGCCCGCGCCGGGCCGGGGTGATCAGGTCACTGACCACGGAGAAGCCGACCGAGGCGACCGCGCCCAGGCCGACGGCGGCGACCAGCTGCGCGGCGAAGAACACCGGGTAGCTGCCGGCAAGGGCGGTACCGGCCGCGCCGAGGCCCCAGATCACCGTACCGGCCATCAGCAGCGGTTTGCGGTTGCCGTGGTCGCCGACGTACGCCCAGCCGACCGCGGCGATCGCGCTGACCAGGAACGTCGCGGCGGTGACCGCGCCGATCGCCCCTTCCGGTACGGCGTACGTGTCGGCGATGCTGCCGTACAGCGGCGGGACCAGACCGATCGCCACGTTGTCCAGCGAGGCGAGCACGATGAACACGACGACGCTGTAGATGCGGTGCGCCCGCCCACCGGTCAGCGTCATGCCGACGAGTATGGGCCAGCGCGCCGTCGATCGGTGCGCGGGCCACCGTCAGCCGAGGAGAATGCTCAACATGCCAGCGGACTACCGCTCCGACGGAGACCGCAAGCCGTACGTCGTGCCGGCCACCCTCACCACGTTGACCGGCCCGACCGAGGGCGTGGTCACCCTCCCCCACCATCTGGACTGGTCCGGCAACGCCGAGTACGACCTGAGCCGGCCCGCTCGCCTCGCCAGCATGTACAAGGTGGTGCTCGCTGAGGCCGCTACGGTCGACGACCTGAACACCTGGCTCAACGCCGACCTGCTCCGGCGACTCTGGCCCGACCTCTGGCTGCCACCCCAACTGCGACGACTCTGGGAGGGCACCTTCCCCGAACTCCGCTGCCACGACGAGCCGCTGGGAGGGGCTCGCGTTCAGTTTCCGCTGGGCGCGAACCAGCTGGCGGTGTTACCGACGGTGTTGGAATGCTTTCGGGATGGGAGCCCGGAAAGCCCTGCCGTCGTTCGTCCGGTCGTCGCCCTACTGGCCGGTGGTCAGGCACCGGGTTCTGCGGCGGCTGCTTCCAGGGTTCGCTCTGTCGTACGTTGGCGAGGGTATGAGCCTGCTCGCGGTCAGTTGGCTCGCGATCCAGTTGGCGCCTGAGCGCAGTGCCGGGGTCTGGGTGGCGGTGGCGGTTGCCGCCTACACGCTGCCGGGTGCGCTCGGCACCGTGTTGTTCGGCCGGCTGCTGAACGGTCGCAGTGGTGCCCAACTGGCGGCGTGGGACGCTGTCCTGCGGGCGGTGGTACTGGCGGTGATCCCAGTGGTGTATCTCGCCGGCGTACTCGACATCGCGCTGTACGCCCTGCTGTTGGGGCTTTCTTCGCTGTTGCGGTCCTGGGGGTCGGCGGGCCGGTTCACCCTCATCGCCGAACTGCTGCCGCAGGAACACCGCCTGGCGGGCAATGCGCTCATCGGCCTGTTCGCCGAGGCGTCGATGCTGGTCGGTCCGGCATTGGCGGCGATCCTCATCGGTGTCGGCGGTCCCGTCCTCGTCATCGCCGTCACCGCCGCGACCTTCGCCGTCCTCGCGATCACCTACCTGATCGCCGTGCCGAGGACCGCCCGTGCCCCGATCGAGCAGCGGCAGGCGTCGAGCCTGGCCGGCTTCACCGCGATTTGGCGC harbors:
- a CDS encoding alpha-amylase family glycosyl hydrolase; this translates as MNTPLTRARDEGADTEWWRDAVIYQIYPRSFADSDGDGLGDLPGVVARLDHLASLGVDAVWLSPFYPSPQADAGYDVADYRDVDPIFGRLADADQLIAQAHQRGIRVIVDLVPNHTSSAHAWFVEALAAAPNSPARDRYVFRDGRGPGGDEPPNSWRSVFGGPAWTRTSDPDGTPGQWYLHLFDAGQPDLNWDNPQVRDEFVDILRFWLDRGVDGFRVDVAHGLVKQADLADWHYPAETTTGDHVAQARPPMWDQDGVHEIYRQWRAVLDAHPGQQILVAEAWVQPAERLAAYVRPDEMHQAFNFEYLEAAWSAAAQRTVIDRSLAAADAVGAPTTWVLSNHDVLRHATRLALPVGTPRPNGIGADDPQPDGALGLRRARAATLLMLALPGSAYLYQGEELGLPEHTTLPDEARQDPTWRRTGHTERGRDGCRVPIPWEADSPSYGFGPTDASWLPQPPVWAEYAVDRQRDVPGSTFEMYRTALRLRRDHGLGRGPLRWLDSPDDVLAFAVGEVIVVTNFSDAPVPLPPGVELLHASGPLTDDGQLPTDVTVWARQPAR
- a CDS encoding MFS transporter, with protein sequence MTLTGGRAHRIYSVVVFIVLASLDNVAIGLVPPLYGSIADTYAVPEGAIGAVTAATFLVSAIAAVGWAYVGDHGNRKPLLMAGTVIWGLGAAGTALAGSYPVFFAAQLVAAVGLGAVASVGFSVVSDLITPARRGLVMSFWGLSQGVGTLAGTLLGGLLGHADWRRPFLVLAAAGLVATLAYLFTVDVRRGQSQPELAGRFAAGGEYEHRISRADLPTIARRRTNVWLVAQGLTAQVAFGSLVWLPALFRARAEEQGYTAGTAIIVGSVFATLFQLGGALSIIGGLVGDRLQRRTPRGRALVAAVGILAAVPFYLVLFFVPMRIDVPDGAGAGAVTAAVLRGVFTEPTIGLSFLTALLALALTSANSPNWFALIADVNPPEHRGTVYSLGNLVNGVGRATGNALLPVALRAIGGAVPPPMNYAVGLAVFQLFFIPTGIMYWLASRTAPRDIDDVHTLLSERAAEPRR